TGAATTAATCAACCCCTTCAATGGGAGCAAAACCTTGTCTTTGAACATTTTCTGTTACATGACGTGGTTCGAGGAATTGTAATAAATAATCAGGTCCCCCAGCCTTGGAGCCAACACCCGACATCTTGAAGCCACCAAACGGTTGACGCGAAACGATCGCCCCCGTAATCCCACGATTAATGTAGAGATTACCGACTTCAAAATCCTCCGTTGCCATGTCAATATGTTTGGGAGTTCGTGAATAAATGCCACCCGTTAAAGCATAATCTGTGCCATTCGCAACCGCTAATGCTTCCTCAAAAGTTTTCACTTTAATCACTGCTAAAACAGGACCAAAAATTTCCTCTTGGGCAATAATATGATCCGCTTTTACTTCGGTGAAAATAGTGGGAGAAACATAGAAACCGTTATCTGGAACTGCTGTTTCAAAGGCAACTTTTGATTGTTCCTTTGCCTTGAGAATATAATCCTTGATTTTCGCTTGGGCAGAGCCATCAATCACTGGTCCCATTTTGACGCTGGGATGATCAGTTTCACCGACTTTAATCGATTTCACCGCCTCCACCAAACGATCCACAAAAGTATCGTGAACGCTGTCCATCACAATGACCCGTGAACAGGCAGAACATTTTTGACCGCTATAACCAAAGGCTGAATGTAGTACACCTGCAACAGCTTGATCGAGGTCGGCACTGGCATCGACGATGATGGCATTTTTGCCGCCCATTTCGGCAATGACGCGCTTCAAATGTTTTTGACCCGGTTGCACGATCGCCGCATTGGCGTAGATATTACAGCCCACCTCGCGGGAACCGGTGAAGGCAATTAGGTGGACATCGGGATGTTTGACCATCGCCGCGCCCACGGTGGAGCCACGCCCCGGCACAAACTGAAACACGCCCTTGGGAATACCCGCTTCCACAAGGATTTCGGCGATTTTTGCCCCGATCACACTCGAAGTTTCGGCGGGCTTGAGCAGCGTACAGTTACCCGTGACCAGTGCCGCGACAGTCATCCCAGTGGCGATCGCAAAGGGGAAATTCCACGGAGAAATCACCAGCGTAATGCCTCGCGGTTGGTAGAAATAACGGTTTGTTTCGCCTGCAACATCGTACTTTTTAAAGCCGCGCACCTGCGACAAATCATCGGCTTTCACGGTGTAGCCATTGTGCAAACGCTCCATTTCGTCGGCATAATAACGACAAAAATCGATCGCCTCGGACACTTCAGGATCCGCCTCCCGCAAAACTTTGCCCGTTTCCAGACAAATCCACGCATTCAACTCATGGCGACGGGCTTCCATCAAATCGCCAGCTTTACGGAGCATATTGGCGCGTTCCGACACAGGCGTTTTCTTCCATGCGGGAAAGGCAGCCTTAGCGGCGGCGATCGCCTCCATGCCTTGCGCTTCGGAAATCAGCCCGACCTTACCGATTAATTCAGTCGAGCGGGACGGATTCACCGACTCAATAAAATTCTCCGGTTGCACATATTCGCCATTAATCAGCGGCAGATAGGTTTTGCCCAATTCTTCCTTAACGCGCATCAACGCATATTTACCCTTGTCGCGCAGGTCGGGGTCGGCATAATCAGTGTTTGGCGCAGCTTTAAAAGTGATCGGACTGACGGCGATATCATGAATAGTTGCGTCTAAATTACCTTGGGGTGGTGCAATCAATTCTTCAATTGGTCTTTCTTCCAGATTTTGCCGTAAAAAAGAGCTATTTGCCGTATTTTCCAGCAAACGCCGAATCAGATACGCCATCCCCGGCAGAATTTTACCGTAGGGACAATAGACCCGCACGCGATGCCCCTGTTGCACCAGCGCCTTCGCCAATTGGTCGCCCATGCCGTACAACACCTGACATTCAAAGCGACGACGGGGAATTTTCAACTCGGTGGCGATCGCACAGGCTAGAGCCTGAGTCCGCACATTATGACTGGCGATCGCAGCATACAAATACTCGTGATTTTCCAAGAGCAACTGCACCATCCGCTCATAATTGATATCTGTTGCGCCTTTTTCATTAAATACGGGCTGTTCCCAGTGATTCTGCAAAGCAGTAATGGTTTCTTGATCCCAGTACGCCCCCTTCACCAGACGCACCGTGACAGGCGTACCCCGTTTTTTCGCCCATTCAATCAAATTTTCCAGATCAGCGTAGGAATCCCGCAGATAGCCCTGCAACGTCATGCCGATATCACTGCGCGTCTTAAATTCTTCCTCCAGCAGCACCTCTTTCAAAATCGCCAGCGTCAGGGTTTTGTAGCTGTAATGCTCCATGTCAAAATGCACCGCGACGCCCAATTCCTTCGCCTGCCGCAACAACAAGCGCACCCGATCTGCTACTGCTTCTTTACTACCCACCGGATCGAGGGGGTCAAACTGGGAATAAAACGCCGTCAACTTCACCGAAACTTGCACCTTGGGCAGATCCTCGCCATCCGCCTGATCAATCTGGGGCACCATTGACCAATGTTTTGCCTCTACCGCTAAATCTGTCATTAGATCAAGGTAGGTCTGCTGATATTGCGCCGCTTCGGATTCTGTGATCACCGCTTCACCGAGCAGATCAATCGTAAAACCCATCTTCTCTTTACGGAGTTTTTCGATGGTTTTGAGTACTTGTTTGGTATTTTCGCCAGAGATATATTTAAATGCTAGAGTTTCCACCGCTTTACTAATGGTTGCTGCAGCAAGCTGGGCTGGCGGTGAATTGGACTCCGTAAAATTGAGAATATTTTTGAGTGTAGTGGGCAGTTCAACGGAGGATTCGCCTAGATACTGTTGGAGATGTTGGGCGATCGCCGTATTATCGGGCAGCGCAGGCAACGCATCAATGAACCGGAACAGCTGCACCCGTAAATGGGGATTACCCATCGTCCAACCGAGCAATTTATCATCTAGGCGCATTTGATCCTGTAATTTCGCCAAAAATGATCGTTTTTCCCGTGTTGCTGAGATTAACTCCCTGGCGATC
The nucleotide sequence above comes from [Synechococcus] sp. NIES-970. Encoded proteins:
- the putA gene encoding delta-1-pyrroline-5-carboxylate dehydrogenase, translating into MDAQRSYESKTQAIARELISATREKRSFLAKLQDQMRLDDKLLGWTMGNPHLRVQLFRFIDALPALPDNTAIAQHLQQYLGESSVELPTTLKNILNFTESNSPPAQLAAATISKAVETLAFKYISGENTKQVLKTIEKLRKEKMGFTIDLLGEAVITESEAAQYQQTYLDLMTDLAVEAKHWSMVPQIDQADGEDLPKVQVSVKLTAFYSQFDPLDPVGSKEAVADRVRLLLRQAKELGVAVHFDMEHYSYKTLTLAILKEVLLEEEFKTRSDIGMTLQGYLRDSYADLENLIEWAKKRGTPVTVRLVKGAYWDQETITALQNHWEQPVFNEKGATDINYERMVQLLLENHEYLYAAIASHNVRTQALACAIATELKIPRRRFECQVLYGMGDQLAKALVQQGHRVRVYCPYGKILPGMAYLIRRLLENTANSSFLRQNLEERPIEELIAPPQGNLDATIHDIAVSPITFKAAPNTDYADPDLRDKGKYALMRVKEELGKTYLPLINGEYVQPENFIESVNPSRSTELIGKVGLISEAQGMEAIAAAKAAFPAWKKTPVSERANMLRKAGDLMEARRHELNAWICLETGKVLREADPEVSEAIDFCRYYADEMERLHNGYTVKADDLSQVRGFKKYDVAGETNRYFYQPRGITLVISPWNFPFAIATGMTVAALVTGNCTLLKPAETSSVIGAKIAEILVEAGIPKGVFQFVPGRGSTVGAAMVKHPDVHLIAFTGSREVGCNIYANAAIVQPGQKHLKRVIAEMGGKNAIIVDASADLDQAVAGVLHSAFGYSGQKCSACSRVIVMDSVHDTFVDRLVEAVKSIKVGETDHPSVKMGPVIDGSAQAKIKDYILKAKEQSKVAFETAVPDNGFYVSPTIFTEVKADHIIAQEEIFGPVLAVIKVKTFEEALAVANGTDYALTGGIYSRTPKHIDMATEDFEVGNLYINRGITGAIVSRQPFGGFKMSGVGSKAGGPDYLLQFLEPRHVTENVQRQGFAPIEGVD